The region CATCGCCATCGCCAAGCAGGTCCAGAACAAGACCACTGCGATACCCACACGCCACAGAATACCAGCGCAATCCCTCATCGGTCACATCAAAAACGCGAGAACGCGGACTGTCAAATCGAATTTTTTCAACACCATTAATTGCGCGCCCCGACACCCTCAGTGTCCCCTCCCAGATCACGCCAGAATAACTGCTCTTGCGACTCGCGCCTTCCCACAAAATACGCACGCGATTGCGGTCTTTTGCCCCTTCAATCGGATGGCTGTAAATCCGTTCCAATCCGCGGTACAATTCCACAGATTCATACGGCGCAGTACCCGCCACAAAAGCTGAGATTTGCGGTGTATTTCCCGTTGTGAACTCCTCCCCCATCAAATGGTCTTCGCACGAAGTATGCAACAAAATTCGCGCACCTGTCGTCGCGTAAATACGCCGCGCTTTGTACGCATCCAAAACACGCTCAATCGTCAACTCGGGCGCGTAAACAGCAGCCAATCCCGCCTTGGCATAACGCCGGTGCTGAAAACCCGGCGTATCCCCACCCGGTCGCCCGTTGTGGCTATCGCTCCCACCGAAAAATCCCATGCGATAATTGCGCTCAAATGTCTCCTGCAAAATCCACTCAAATGTCCCGTGATCCGATGTCACTTCCACAGCGGGTTCCAAATACGGATCGTGGTATTGCAAATCGGAATGTTCCCCCCCCACATGAGCCGTAATCACCGTATCCGTCCCGCGATACGCTTCATAGACCTCTGTAATATGCCTCAAATCCGTATCCTCATCCGACTTATCATCCAATCCCTCATGCCCGGACCGACGGATGGGCTGATCGTGCCGCCGAAAATACACATTGTGATGTCCACCCCGCGTGGTTTGTGCCGACCACTCAAAGCCCGGCAAAGCGACAAATTGCCCCGGCTGATTATACGCGCGTTCCGTCTCTTGTTG is a window of Gemmatimonadota bacterium DNA encoding:
- a CDS encoding DUF3604 domain-containing protein, whose protein sequence is MSDAEIKKLYGSAIVSPSEDVVAGSCGTWTLTYTAGEKGVARGGTIRIYTDADSDRATPQMDDPRGADYLMVDAPREARVGALVQSMMSLLLTVNGRALAEGEQVSVTYGDTTGGGPGFRSQTFAEAQHFFWVAVDAGDGEAAILPDPPSLRIVGGEAVKLVINAPSIVESGKSFRIQVKAEDAWGNPAVSYRGDVALNGNDVRVPQTVSFGDADGGVRWMDECVVERGGVHRIDAEDGTLVAQSNPIACRNAAPQFALYWGDSHGGQVAMAEKIPDFFRYARDVAAIHFAGYQRNDHVLSKRDWVLQQETERAYNQPGQFVALPGFEWSAQTTRGGHHNVYFRRHDQPIRRSGHEGLDDKSDEDTDLRHITEVYEAYRGTDTVITAHVGGEHSDLQYHDPYLEPAVEVTSDHGTFEWILQETFERNYRMGFFGGSDSHNGRPGGDTPGFQHRRYAKAGLAAVYAPELTIERVLDAYKARRIYATTGARILLHTSCEDHLMGEEFTTGNTPQISAFVAGTAPYESVELYRGLERIYSHPIEGAKDRNRVRILWEGASRKSSYSGVIWEGTLRVSGRAINGVEKIRFDSPRSRVFDVTDEGLRWYSVACGYRSGLVLDLLGDGD